The following coding sequences are from one Cystobacter fuscus DSM 2262 window:
- a CDS encoding phospholipase D-like domain-containing protein: protein MRSKQRAGPLSVHATAGTHVVLLGINLRERNLARLLGFAIERTDHTENERHWLRGFRTFEDTEPRLAAGDSVSLRMHPLQGFLWSDFTAKPDHRYTYRVVALRGRPKHLEESQEVEVQVTTETEHDGTHSVYFNRGIAGSQAYAVRFGNRHPDDVPGGQAYTWLSRGLVEAVLHFIAQAKNSSWSLRASVYEFTAPSILQAFAHAKARGADVRIVFDAKRNQRPGADEEPHGNPRDRNLTAIAAAELQSLTIPRESNAHSIAHNKFIVLLHRGEPVAVLTGSTNLTPGGLYGHSNVAHVVRDPAMATAFLRYWEQLADDPEARTLRRWTEQATPVPRVPPPRGCTPLFSPRASLDALKWYRDRMREARSGVFLTAAFGVNDLLEEVLAEDVDFPRYVLLDREDDQMELLRRDRDNRIAVGSVLQGDVLERWVRERTVPGLNGHVKYIHTKYLLIDPLGPAPLVITGSANFSDASTRDNDENMLVVRGDTRVADIYLGEFMRLFNHFFFRSSVANRPSPRRNLSPDDAWTRAYYSPGSFKSRERLLFAGETRGTRGAARFPAPGA, encoded by the coding sequence CGATCACACGGAGAACGAGCGCCACTGGCTGCGGGGCTTCCGGACCTTCGAGGACACGGAGCCCCGCCTGGCGGCGGGTGACTCCGTCTCCCTGCGCATGCATCCACTGCAAGGCTTCCTGTGGAGCGACTTCACGGCCAAACCGGACCACCGCTACACGTACCGCGTCGTCGCCCTGCGCGGCCGCCCCAAGCACCTGGAGGAGAGCCAGGAGGTCGAGGTCCAGGTGACCACGGAGACCGAGCACGACGGCACGCACTCGGTGTACTTCAACCGCGGAATCGCCGGCTCCCAGGCGTACGCGGTGCGCTTCGGCAACCGGCATCCGGACGACGTCCCGGGCGGCCAGGCCTACACCTGGCTGTCCCGGGGGCTCGTCGAGGCGGTGTTGCACTTCATCGCCCAGGCGAAGAACTCGAGCTGGAGCCTCCGGGCCTCCGTCTACGAGTTCACCGCTCCCTCCATCCTCCAGGCCTTCGCCCACGCGAAGGCCCGGGGCGCCGACGTGCGCATCGTCTTCGACGCCAAACGCAACCAGCGGCCTGGAGCCGACGAGGAACCGCATGGAAATCCGCGCGACCGCAACCTGACGGCCATCGCGGCGGCGGAGCTCCAGTCGCTCACCATCCCGAGGGAGAGCAACGCCCACTCCATCGCCCACAACAAGTTCATTGTCCTGCTCCACCGAGGCGAGCCGGTGGCCGTCCTCACCGGCTCCACCAACCTCACCCCGGGAGGTCTCTACGGCCATTCCAACGTGGCGCATGTGGTGCGTGATCCGGCCATGGCCACCGCCTTCCTGCGCTACTGGGAGCAGCTCGCGGACGACCCGGAGGCACGCACGCTGCGCCGGTGGACGGAGCAGGCCACGCCCGTGCCGCGCGTCCCGCCTCCTCGCGGCTGCACGCCCCTGTTCAGCCCACGCGCGTCGCTGGACGCCTTGAAGTGGTACCGGGACCGGATGCGCGAGGCCCGGAGCGGCGTCTTCCTCACCGCGGCCTTTGGCGTCAACGATCTCCTGGAGGAAGTGCTCGCCGAGGACGTGGACTTTCCGCGCTACGTCCTGCTGGACCGGGAGGATGACCAGATGGAGCTGCTGCGGCGCGACCGGGACAACCGCATCGCCGTGGGCTCCGTGCTCCAGGGGGACGTCCTGGAGCGCTGGGTGCGCGAGCGCACGGTGCCGGGACTCAACGGACACGTGAAGTACATCCACACCAAGTACCTGCTCATCGATCCACTCGGTCCAGCCCCCCTGGTCATCACCGGCTCGGCGAACTTCAGTGATGCCTCGACGCGCGACAATGACGAGAACATGCTCGTCGTCCGCGGCGACACGCGCGTGGCCGACATCTACCTCGGCGAGTTCATGCGGCTCTTCAATCACTTCTTCTTCCGCTCCTCCGTGGCGAACCGACCCTCGCCCCGGCGGAACCTCTCGCCCGATGATGCCTGGACCCGGGCGTACTATTCCCCCGGCTCGTTCAAGAGCCGGGAGCGTCTGCTCTTCGCGGGGGAAACCCGAGGCACGCGCGGCGCTGCCCGATTCCCAGCTCCAGGAGCATGA
- a CDS encoding DUF6010 family protein, which yields MPFTELLIEKTRGLSVLHYVAPLLIGLLYICLCSLLREPARQKFKAVMIAGAGAAYLSGGFGVWEFAFTTIITYCAYRGLEDYRFIGAGWLLHTCWDFAHHLYGNPIIPFDATSSFGCALCDPVIALWCFAGAPSVFEWLRRTTGAARVPGAGQG from the coding sequence ATGCCGTTCACGGAGTTGTTGATCGAAAAAACCCGGGGATTGAGCGTCTTGCATTACGTGGCGCCGCTCCTGATCGGGCTGCTGTACATCTGCCTCTGTTCCTTGCTCAGGGAGCCCGCCCGACAGAAGTTCAAGGCCGTGATGATCGCGGGCGCGGGCGCCGCGTACCTCAGCGGCGGCTTCGGCGTCTGGGAGTTCGCCTTCACCACGATCATCACGTACTGCGCGTACCGGGGGCTCGAGGACTACCGTTTCATCGGTGCCGGTTGGCTGTTGCATACCTGCTGGGATTTCGCCCACCACCTCTACGGCAATCCGATCATCCCGTTCGACGCCACGTCGTCATTCGGCTGTGCCCTGTGCGATCCGGTGATCGCGCTGTGGTGCTTCGCGGGCGCGCCCTCCGTGTTCGAGTGGCTTCGTCGAACCACGGGCGCCGCGCGGGTCCCCGGGGCCGGTCAGGGCTGA
- a CDS encoding PEP/pyruvate-binding domain-containing protein → MSRTHTAKCPWGMALLGGLLLAACGKSDSPSTPTIEWTCQAPSTTEAPEFLEQVGCETDFQALASEPIDSTLPGARSVKVVLDTAGDNALYFQNSTRYQIHYQFASTHLSGNGLPIVPALASFNASEYYSPERRFILGTVTYYEGPKLWALELSPYDTASAAMITTLFQKVKGSAFFGAELVFHPTSAAVEVEAKRLPSDIPIKSTDDIYAAIDYQPLTLASGIGRLRFVKAADLEDEYLSYQDLAVLDEAPNDISVVQGLITQEFQTPLSHVNVLSANRHTPNMGLREAMTNATLRALEGKLVRLTVGATAWSVHEVSEAEAQSFWDAHKPVPVTLPALDLTVKELVDIEDVTPETGSLRDDIKKSVQAFGGKAAHYSILARTPSVPLLEAFAIPIYFYDQFMRQNGFYEQIDAMVADPSFATDPAVRDAKLGALRTAMKQAPLDADFQARLKAKLDQDHPGQSMRFRTSTNSEDLDGFPCAGCYDSHTGDPAEGWEDVLSAIRKTYASAWALRTFEERTYYGIDHKSVGMALLVHHNFPDEEANGVAVTSNPFDATGLDPAFYVNVQYGGDAEVVSPPVGVTSDQFLSFFSQPNQPVTYFAHSNLVPSGSTVLTATQVHQLGVALDAIHKRFSPAYGPAAGNTGWYAMDVEFKFDDDANPGQPPTLYIKQARPYPGRGQ, encoded by the coding sequence ATGTCGAGGACTCACACCGCGAAGTGCCCGTGGGGCATGGCGCTCCTGGGCGGTCTGCTCCTGGCCGCGTGCGGCAAGAGCGACAGCCCCTCCACGCCCACCATCGAGTGGACGTGCCAGGCCCCCAGTACCACCGAGGCGCCCGAGTTCCTCGAGCAGGTGGGCTGCGAGACGGACTTCCAGGCGCTCGCCTCGGAACCCATCGACTCGACCCTGCCCGGCGCGCGCTCGGTCAAGGTGGTGCTGGATACGGCGGGAGACAACGCGCTCTACTTCCAGAACAGCACCCGGTATCAAATCCACTACCAGTTCGCCTCGACGCACCTGTCCGGCAATGGGCTGCCCATCGTCCCCGCGCTCGCGTCGTTCAATGCCTCCGAGTACTACAGCCCCGAGCGCCGCTTCATCCTGGGCACGGTGACGTACTACGAGGGCCCCAAGCTGTGGGCACTCGAGCTGTCGCCCTATGACACCGCCTCGGCGGCGATGATCACCACGCTGTTCCAGAAGGTGAAGGGCTCGGCCTTCTTCGGCGCGGAGCTGGTCTTCCACCCGACCTCGGCCGCGGTGGAGGTGGAAGCCAAGAGGCTGCCCTCGGACATCCCCATCAAGAGCACGGACGACATCTACGCCGCCATCGACTATCAGCCGCTGACGCTCGCCTCGGGCATCGGCCGGCTGCGCTTCGTCAAGGCGGCGGACCTGGAGGACGAGTACCTGTCCTACCAGGACCTCGCCGTGCTCGACGAGGCGCCCAATGACATCTCCGTCGTCCAGGGCCTCATCACCCAGGAGTTCCAGACGCCGCTGTCCCATGTGAACGTGCTGTCCGCCAACCGCCACACGCCCAACATGGGCCTGCGCGAAGCCATGACGAACGCCACGCTGCGCGCGCTCGAGGGCAAGCTGGTGCGGCTCACCGTGGGCGCTACCGCGTGGTCGGTGCACGAGGTGAGCGAGGCCGAGGCCCAGTCCTTCTGGGACGCGCACAAGCCCGTCCCCGTGACGCTGCCCGCGTTGGACCTGACGGTGAAGGAGCTGGTGGACATCGAGGACGTGACGCCCGAGACGGGCTCGCTGCGCGACGACATCAAGAAGTCCGTCCAGGCCTTCGGCGGCAAGGCGGCGCACTACTCCATCCTGGCCAGGACACCGTCCGTCCCCCTGCTCGAGGCCTTCGCCATCCCCATCTACTTCTATGACCAGTTCATGAGGCAGAACGGCTTCTATGAGCAGATCGACGCCATGGTGGCGGATCCAAGCTTCGCCACGGATCCCGCCGTGCGCGACGCGAAGCTCGGCGCTCTGCGCACGGCGATGAAGCAGGCGCCGCTCGACGCGGACTTCCAGGCACGGCTCAAGGCGAAGCTCGACCAGGACCATCCGGGGCAATCCATGCGCTTCCGCACGAGCACCAACAGCGAGGACCTGGATGGGTTTCCGTGCGCGGGCTGCTACGACTCGCACACGGGAGACCCCGCCGAGGGCTGGGAGGACGTGCTGAGCGCCATCCGCAAGACGTACGCGAGCGCCTGGGCGCTGCGCACCTTCGAGGAGCGCACCTACTACGGCATCGACCACAAGTCGGTGGGCATGGCGCTGCTGGTGCACCACAACTTCCCCGACGAGGAGGCCAACGGCGTCGCGGTGACGAGCAACCCGTTCGACGCCACGGGGTTGGATCCGGCCTTCTACGTGAACGTGCAGTACGGAGGAGACGCGGAGGTGGTGTCACCCCCGGTCGGCGTGACGAGTGACCAGTTCCTCTCCTTCTTCAGCCAGCCCAACCAGCCGGTGACGTACTTCGCGCACTCGAACCTCGTCCCGAGTGGAAGCACGGTGCTGACGGCCACGCAGGTGCACCAGCTGGGCGTGGCGCTGGATGCCATCCACAAGCGCTTCTCCCCGGCGTATGGGCCAGCGGCGGGCAACACGGGGTGGTACGCCATGGACGTGGAGTTCAAGTTCGACGACGACGCGAACCCCGGCCAGCCCCCCACGCTGTACATCAAGCAGGCCCGCCCCTACCCCGGACGCGGGCAGTAG
- a CDS encoding AbfB domain-containing protein, with product MPHTSRTRRLSPLPTPLLLLLLSLLPGLIPMASAATGDGSPSDPNIVYVGRWDKGNASVYRSNWSGAYFRVDFTGTSVKLRLAAAAHVYVSIDGGAEASYPGAVGTINLTPTALASGRHTLRVATREQDLMQFQGLVLDSGASTLAPVPRAKRIEFIGDSITAGCCALSQGALSDYAWLVGEFLNAEHTRIAYSGICLQDAFSCHSPNGIGMSRQYFKLQTVEYPSSPDWNFSQYQPDAVVINLGTNDQNFGVSDAAFQSTYITFLQNVRARHPNAFIFVLRTFGGFKVVPTQAAVNARIAAGDTKLYYVDTTGWVSVGTSDYSDGLHPSDSGHLKIARFLAPFISKTARWERPFADDFNDGNATGWQTHGGAWSVVNGQLSVGADAGAKALAFGTLFSNFTYDADITPGSSGNPGLLFRASRPATGVDAYQGYFAGIDGNQVVLGKANGAWTTLAVAALPSMTGTSRHLRVVAVGSSLKVYVDDLATPKLSVTDGSYVSGAIGVRTYQAQARFDNLSVRAFSRFESQFQGSFVRHQNSRGRIDHILFPAEDAEWRVVPGLANASALSLESVNFPGYFLRHRNGEVWLDRDDGSSLFKADATWWRRAGLANSALLSFESFNFPGYYLRHRDGLLYLNGISTSTDRSDATFRE from the coding sequence ATGCCCCACACGTCGAGAACCCGGCGCCTCTCGCCCCTCCCCACGCCGTTGTTGTTGCTGCTCTTGAGTCTGCTCCCCGGGTTGATTCCCATGGCGAGCGCGGCCACGGGGGATGGCTCTCCGAGCGATCCGAACATCGTGTATGTCGGACGTTGGGACAAAGGCAACGCGAGCGTCTATCGCAGCAACTGGTCGGGCGCCTACTTCCGGGTCGACTTCACCGGCACGAGCGTGAAGCTGCGGCTGGCCGCGGCCGCCCACGTCTATGTCAGCATCGACGGTGGCGCCGAGGCCAGCTACCCCGGTGCCGTCGGGACGATCAACCTGACACCCACCGCACTGGCCTCGGGACGTCACACCCTGCGGGTCGCTACCCGGGAGCAGGACCTCATGCAGTTCCAGGGACTGGTGCTCGACAGCGGCGCGAGCACCCTGGCTCCCGTCCCCCGCGCGAAGCGGATCGAGTTCATCGGAGACTCCATCACCGCGGGGTGCTGTGCGTTGAGCCAGGGCGCGTTGAGTGACTACGCCTGGCTGGTGGGCGAGTTCCTCAACGCGGAACACACCCGCATCGCCTATTCCGGCATCTGCTTGCAGGATGCCTTCTCCTGTCACTCTCCCAACGGCATCGGGATGAGCCGGCAATACTTCAAACTCCAGACGGTGGAATACCCCTCCTCCCCCGACTGGAACTTCAGCCAGTATCAGCCCGACGCGGTGGTGATCAATCTCGGCACCAATGACCAGAACTTCGGGGTCTCCGATGCCGCGTTCCAGAGCACCTACATCACGTTCCTCCAGAATGTCCGGGCCCGTCATCCCAATGCCTTCATCTTCGTGCTGCGCACCTTCGGTGGCTTCAAGGTCGTGCCCACCCAGGCGGCGGTGAACGCCCGGATCGCCGCGGGCGATACGAAGCTGTACTACGTGGACACGACGGGCTGGGTGTCGGTGGGCACCTCGGATTACTCCGACGGGCTGCACCCCTCCGACAGCGGCCACCTGAAGATCGCCCGCTTCCTGGCGCCGTTCATCTCCAAGACCGCCCGCTGGGAGCGCCCCTTCGCGGATGACTTCAATGACGGCAACGCCACGGGCTGGCAGACCCATGGGGGAGCTTGGTCCGTCGTCAATGGACAGCTCTCCGTCGGGGCCGATGCGGGCGCCAAGGCCCTCGCGTTCGGTACCCTGTTCTCCAACTTCACGTACGACGCCGACATCACTCCCGGCTCGTCCGGCAACCCCGGGCTCCTGTTCCGCGCCAGCCGCCCGGCCACGGGGGTGGATGCCTACCAGGGCTATTTCGCTGGCATCGATGGCAACCAGGTGGTCCTGGGCAAGGCGAACGGTGCGTGGACGACGCTCGCGGTCGCGGCCCTGCCGTCCATGACTGGCACGTCCCGTCACCTGCGCGTCGTGGCCGTGGGCTCTTCCCTCAAGGTCTATGTCGACGACCTCGCGACTCCCAAGCTCTCCGTGACGGATGGCTCCTATGTGTCCGGTGCCATCGGCGTCCGGACCTACCAGGCCCAGGCGAGGTTCGACAACCTGTCGGTTCGCGCCTTCTCCCGGTTCGAGTCCCAGTTCCAGGGCTCCTTCGTGCGGCATCAGAACTCCCGGGGGCGCATCGACCACATCCTCTTCCCGGCGGAAGACGCGGAGTGGAGGGTCGTTCCTGGACTGGCGAACGCCTCGGCCCTGTCGCTGGAGTCCGTCAACTTCCCGGGCTACTTCCTGCGGCATCGCAACGGCGAGGTGTGGCTGGACCGCGACGACGGCTCCAGCCTGTTCAAGGCGGATGCGACCTGGTGGAGGCGGGCGGGACTGGCCAACAGCGCGCTGCTCTCCTTCGAGTCCTTCAACTTCCCAGGCTACTACCTGCGGCACCGCGACGGTCTGCTCTACCTGAATGGGATTTCCACGAGCACGGACCGGAGCGACGCCACCTTCCGCGAGTGA
- a CDS encoding Kelch repeat-containing protein, producing the protein MATSGGALLAGGGAWHPEGDGFTCRPTDGAAFWEASTRAWHLLPPLPRPRQGHASVGLPDGRVLLVGGRDGTELELRTTLFWEPETRRFHEGPPLLSARAQPFAVSLADGTVLVLGSDFDDDLNRGTRAEVLWPGASAWESAGQTVRLFHPGPVCVSGERVVIAGGRDNGFGFAIIDGQHLAPPLNQMTEIWERGGRSWRMTSPLTCAREEARGVTLSDGRILVVGGWGEGSALATAEVWEPRTGEWSATGSLPVPRSGFALTALPGGGAAVSGGSLNYADPTETVELWDPVRGTWAPGPSLTGPRAGHHLVEVVPGTFLVVGAVRDAQGELSTTWEVWRSGA; encoded by the coding sequence GTGGCGACATCCGGCGGAGCGCTCCTCGCGGGGGGAGGTGCGTGGCATCCCGAGGGCGACGGATTCACGTGCCGCCCCACCGATGGCGCGGCGTTCTGGGAGGCCTCGACGCGCGCCTGGCATCTTCTTCCGCCCCTGCCCCGGCCGAGGCAGGGCCATGCCTCGGTGGGTCTGCCGGATGGACGTGTTCTGCTCGTAGGCGGGCGGGACGGCACGGAACTGGAGTTGCGCACCACGCTCTTCTGGGAGCCCGAGACGCGGCGCTTCCACGAGGGACCTCCGCTGCTCTCGGCCCGCGCACAGCCCTTCGCCGTGAGCCTCGCGGATGGCACGGTGCTGGTGCTCGGCTCCGACTTCGATGACGACCTGAATCGAGGAACGCGGGCCGAGGTGCTGTGGCCCGGAGCGAGCGCCTGGGAATCCGCGGGGCAGACCGTGCGCCTGTTCCACCCCGGTCCCGTGTGCGTGAGCGGCGAGCGCGTGGTCATCGCGGGAGGCCGGGACAATGGCTTCGGCTTCGCCATCATCGACGGACAGCACCTCGCGCCTCCGTTGAACCAGATGACCGAGATCTGGGAGCGTGGCGGTCGCTCCTGGAGGATGACGAGCCCCCTGACATGTGCTCGCGAGGAGGCCCGAGGGGTGACGCTCTCGGACGGGCGCATCCTCGTCGTGGGCGGATGGGGCGAGGGGAGCGCCCTGGCCACCGCGGAGGTGTGGGAGCCCCGGACGGGCGAGTGGAGCGCCACGGGCTCGCTCCCGGTTCCTCGCTCGGGCTTCGCGCTGACGGCATTGCCCGGTGGGGGCGCGGCGGTCTCGGGCGGGAGCCTGAACTACGCGGACCCCACGGAGACGGTGGAACTCTGGGATCCAGTTCGAGGCACGTGGGCGCCGGGGCCCTCGCTCACCGGGCCCCGGGCGGGACACCACCTCGTGGAGGTGGTGCCCGGAACCTTCCTGGTCGTGGGTGCCGTCCGGGATGCCCAGGGGGAACTGTCGACCACCTGGGAAGTCTGGCGGTCCGGGGCGTAG
- a CDS encoding serine/threonine protein kinase → MKPRRLPDLRPGTEIEGMVVQSFLGAGGYGTVYLARQTNSGRLCAVKFIPVGSAEAWGQREFAILLRLQHLNLVSLGGSGYWPEGRREYLWLRLAYIPGKPLDEWAWEHHPDAWTAAGKILGVGRGLAVAHHAQVVHRDVKEANILVREGDGEAVLVDFGAGHYARAPTITHGMFPPGTLEYRSPEAWRFRLEHAQDKGARYRAGPADDLYALGVVLYWLLTWRHPFGVTEDEDSIRAIIETPPLPPHLVNPRVPRALSAVCLKLLEKSPEDRYPSAVALCEALETLRAQADDTWRVPLQDRPRPRQRSKGLPPWPSWKALRRSVLWGGVVLGGVVAGWAALRSTSSGPRPTQEMASRREVASSRLPPEADGSAGIPPAAAAPSAASTQDDSPVNKQKTDRISDDRKQKAKVAARGACAGLVGAALQACVGAQQQVAPKRPPPPEECPPGAVEAMTGRLGLEIGTDYGTIVSREYGGPLTVREGEITLSVWGDHEGLVDKTLVLGRLYLVPGRVYGRFTRVILPTGESYPVCLELWEGSDQLRGSRLEKGSTPDNVLIHSLERVMAVKRFE, encoded by the coding sequence GTGAAGCCGCGGCGCCTGCCCGATCTGCGCCCGGGCACCGAGATCGAGGGGATGGTGGTGCAATCCTTCCTGGGGGCCGGTGGCTACGGAACCGTGTACCTGGCCAGGCAGACGAACTCGGGACGGTTGTGCGCCGTGAAGTTCATTCCCGTGGGAAGCGCGGAGGCGTGGGGACAACGAGAGTTCGCCATCCTCTTGCGGCTACAGCACCTCAATCTCGTCTCATTGGGAGGGTCGGGCTACTGGCCCGAGGGGCGGCGCGAGTACCTGTGGCTGCGGCTGGCGTACATCCCGGGAAAACCCCTGGACGAGTGGGCCTGGGAGCACCATCCCGACGCATGGACGGCCGCCGGGAAGATCCTGGGTGTGGGCCGAGGCCTGGCTGTGGCGCACCATGCCCAGGTGGTGCACCGGGACGTCAAGGAGGCCAACATCCTGGTGAGAGAGGGCGATGGCGAAGCGGTGCTGGTGGACTTCGGAGCGGGCCACTACGCACGAGCGCCCACCATCACCCACGGCATGTTCCCGCCGGGCACGCTCGAGTACCGCAGCCCCGAGGCATGGCGCTTCCGGCTCGAACACGCCCAGGACAAGGGAGCGCGCTACCGGGCGGGTCCCGCCGATGACCTGTACGCCCTCGGGGTGGTGCTCTACTGGCTGCTCACGTGGCGTCATCCCTTCGGGGTGACGGAAGACGAGGACTCCATTCGGGCCATCATCGAAACGCCGCCCCTGCCCCCGCACCTCGTCAACCCGCGCGTGCCCAGGGCCCTGAGCGCCGTGTGCCTCAAGCTGCTGGAAAAGAGCCCCGAGGACCGCTACCCGAGCGCCGTGGCCCTGTGCGAAGCGCTGGAGACCCTACGGGCGCAGGCAGATGACACCTGGAGGGTTCCCTTGCAGGACAGGCCGCGCCCACGTCAGAGGAGCAAGGGGCTCCCGCCCTGGCCGAGCTGGAAGGCGCTTCGCCGGAGCGTGCTCTGGGGGGGCGTGGTCCTGGGCGGTGTGGTGGCCGGTTGGGCGGCCCTACGTTCAACGTCGTCTGGACCCCGCCCCACGCAAGAGATGGCTTCCAGACGGGAAGTGGCGTCCTCGAGGCTCCCACCGGAAGCTGACGGGAGCGCGGGAATACCCCCCGCGGCCGCCGCCCCTTCCGCGGCATCGACCCAGGACGACTCCCCCGTGAACAAGCAGAAGACAGACCGAATCTCGGATGACAGGAAGCAGAAGGCGAAGGTCGCCGCTCGCGGTGCGTGCGCGGGCCTCGTGGGAGCGGCGTTGCAGGCCTGTGTCGGCGCGCAGCAGCAAGTGGCGCCCAAGCGTCCGCCCCCGCCCGAGGAGTGCCCGCCAGGCGCTGTCGAGGCAATGACCGGCAGGTTGGGCCTGGAGATTGGTACTGATTACGGCACCATAGTCAGCCGGGAATACGGGGGGCCGCTCACCGTGCGAGAGGGAGAGATCACCCTTTCCGTGTGGGGAGATCATGAGGGACTGGTGGACAAAACCCTTGTCTTGGGTCGGCTTTATCTGGTGCCGGGACGCGTCTATGGCCGCTTCACCCGGGTCATCCTGCCCACGGGCGAAAGCTACCCTGTGTGCCTGGAACTCTGGGAAGGCTCGGACCAGTTGCGCGGCTCGCGTTTGGAGAAGGGGAGTACGCCGGACAACGTCCTGATCCACTCGCTCGAGCGGGTCATGGCCGTAAAGCGCTTCGAGTAA
- a CDS encoding DUF2381 family protein: MPSLPLASLLALVLSTDASDTAPPPLLDCMGESFGVELSAEPGSRTAKVCIHPGSGTLFLFDSPLLARSVEVQQRERFVDVAVGNRSVTFIPPTDMQAGERFSVQVRFADDSTPTSATFELVAHPSWAAKQVSVVHPLADVKNCPEEPRTKRHGPDLTGLLAEGVIALAVTGVKAKELSKENICPTGKVISWGRIFSYLSATSRKQAGQPLLRLAVAVELRNHGMTAWMPTGAALGRAGQKAKELSVWTAKPLPPGTSRHWVMMETELTESEAREVYTLDIWDDSGSRRVSIGHVAFP; the protein is encoded by the coding sequence ATGCCCTCCTTGCCTCTTGCGTCCCTCCTCGCGCTCGTGTTGAGCACGGACGCCAGCGACACAGCGCCCCCACCACTCCTGGACTGCATGGGGGAATCCTTTGGTGTCGAACTGTCCGCCGAGCCTGGAAGCAGAACAGCGAAGGTATGCATCCATCCAGGGTCCGGCACGCTGTTCCTCTTCGATTCACCTCTGCTCGCAAGGAGTGTGGAGGTGCAACAGCGAGAGCGTTTCGTGGATGTGGCCGTCGGAAACCGCAGCGTCACGTTCATTCCACCAACGGACATGCAGGCCGGTGAGCGCTTTTCGGTGCAGGTGCGCTTCGCGGATGACTCGACCCCCACGAGCGCGACTTTCGAGTTGGTTGCCCATCCCTCCTGGGCCGCGAAACAGGTGTCGGTAGTCCACCCTCTCGCCGACGTGAAGAACTGCCCAGAAGAGCCACGAACCAAGCGTCATGGTCCAGACCTCACCGGGCTGCTTGCCGAGGGGGTAATCGCGCTGGCTGTGACCGGCGTGAAGGCCAAAGAACTCTCAAAGGAGAATATCTGCCCCACGGGGAAGGTAATCTCCTGGGGACGGATCTTCAGCTATCTATCCGCGACCTCACGAAAACAAGCAGGGCAGCCCTTGCTGCGATTGGCGGTAGCAGTGGAGTTGCGCAATCACGGGATGACAGCCTGGATGCCCACGGGTGCGGCGTTGGGCAGAGCCGGCCAGAAGGCGAAGGAGTTGAGCGTCTGGACAGCCAAGCCCCTTCCCCCTGGAACATCCAGGCACTGGGTCATGATGGAGACGGAGTTGACGGAGAGCGAGGCCCGGGAGGTCTATACCCTCGACATCTGGGATGACAGCGGGAGTCGACGCGTCTCGATAGGACACGTGGCCTTCCCCTGA